Part of the Papaver somniferum cultivar HN1 unplaced genomic scaffold, ASM357369v1 unplaced-scaffold_18, whole genome shotgun sequence genome is shown below.
CTTTTAACTGTTTATCCATGCGAGTTAATTCGCAAGTGGctatggataatattttttcAAGAACTGCCTATTCCAAGGTCGATTTAATTTACGACCTGTATTTCGTCTTTCAGGATCCATTAATTCATAGGCTCCTTCTccaactattctttttattatatagGGCTTATCCCACCTTTTCtctaattttccatcttttcttTTTGATACACTGGAATTTCGCGTAGCACTAATTCCCCCGGTTGGAATTCTCTTATTTTAACCCGCTTGTTGTATTCTCGATCTAgtcttttttgataattttccatgtgCTGCAAAGCGACTTCTCTTACTTCCTCCAAATCATCCAATTTTGTTAAGATCAAGTCCGCACTTAAATTCTTTTCCCAAGATTCTCTCTTTGTGgtagggatgataacttctgttgGTAGCACTGCCTCTACTCCATATGTCAAACAGAAGGGCGACATTCCTATTGCTTCTCTTCTTGTAgttctgtatgcccatactgcattatgtattTGTTCGCACCATGCTTTGTTGTgcccttctaacttcttcttcaggTTGTCTGTGATTGTTTTATTTGTAGTTTCTACTTGTCCATTACTTTGAGGATACAAAAGAGTAGATTTtgccactttgaattttgaatgcaTTGAGCAACATTGTTATATTCTCGCCTTCAAACTGCTTCCCATTATCATACACCAATTGTGCAGGAATGCAAAATCTgcatataatattttcaaaaatgaatgtgaagatatCTTTATCGCAAATATGTTGAACTACTTTTACTTCTGCCCATTTAGTGAAATAGTATGTTGCgacaattaggaatcttttttGCCCCGTTCCTTGTATAAATGGTCCAACAATATCtattccccattttccaaagggccatacatttgttgatgtattaagcatagccccaggtgcatgtatcttcttgccatgacgttgacattcttcgcatctcctcgaaacttgttttgcatcttcatgcatatatggccagtaatagccctgTATTTTTTCCCTATATCCgagtgatcttcctccactatggttgCCAGCTTCGCCATAGCGTAATGCCTTTAGAATTTTGATTCCCTCCTTTCGCGTAAGACATCTGAgggaaggtccaagaaatgatatTCTATAAATAACACCATCCCTTAACTCTTAATTTGTCGCATGACTCTTTAATTTGTGTGCTTCTAATCTTTTCCTCGGCAATTCTCCCTTCTCTAGATAAGAGTGTATCTCCGTTCTCCAATCCTTCTCTTCGCTCACACTTTCTTCTTGTGTATCGTCTATGATCATCACATCTGTTTGCACTTCTTCACCCTTTTCTACAGATGGTAATaatagtgtttgtatttttatatccTTGCAACCGGATCTACTAACATTGATGGTATGAATGTCAATGCATCTGAAAGTCTATTATCTTTTCTCCCTATATGTCTCTAGCTTATTTTTGGAATGTGCAttgctaaatccataacaaaCTTCCTATATTTTTGCAAAGATGGTTCATTGGTACTATATACTgggaatcactagttattctCGCATCCTCAATCTTCATTTCAATTGCTAATCTTAATGCGTGGACaactgcttcatattcagtttcattatttgtggatgcgaagTCCAATCTAAATGAGTAAGCCATTCTCGCTCCTGTTAGAgaaatgaatacaataccaattccatttccttcttcttggaAGATCCAtccaccaatatctcccatctgttCGGATTTCGCTTGGTTAATAAATCATTAGGATTTCCATGTTCTTCATCcacctccatcatttcttctacatattcatcttcttctattggaaATTCCGCAAGAAACTCTGCAACAACTTGagactttggtgaagataaaatttcataaccaatctcatagtttcctaattgtgcattccatctctctactcTTCCTGACCTCTTCGAATTCTTcattgcgttttcaattggtactcTTGTTGATACTTTAATTTTGTGAGCTTGAAAATAAATGCGAAGCTTGAATGATGCATATACAAGTGCGAGAatcaacttttcaatttttgaataatttttctctgTGGAGTTATATGTTTTACTTATGTAATATATTGGTTTTCCTACACCTTCATCTGAACGTAACAGTACTGCACTTAATGCATGAGATGTTGATGCTAGGTATAATAACAGTTCTTCTCCTTGCTTAtccttttgcataatggataagTTTACCAAATAATCTTTTATGCTCTGCAATGCTTTGTCACACTCCATTGTCCATTCAAATTTGGTCCCTTCTTTAGTATATTGAAAAAGTATTTACACTTGTCTGAAGATAttgcaataaatcttcccaatgatgctatcaatccatttaacttttgaacatcTTTGACTGTCGCAGGTGGTGGCATATCTCTAACCGCTTGTACCTTCtccggatcaacttgtattccctccttggatataatatagcctaagaattttcctgattataCGCCAATTACAcatttttctgggtttacttTAATATTAAATTTTCGcatttgttcaaatattgctCGCAAATCATCAATATGATCTTTCGCCTATCTTCTTTTAATtagcatatcatctacatagacttataattttttatgtatccatttttcgaATACTTTCTGCACCATTCTTTGATAAGTCGCacctgcattcttcaatccaaacggcattttcgtgtaacaatataaacctcctggtgggaagaaagcagtgtgtTCTTGATCTTCCTCTGCCGAAGGAATTTGATTATAGCCTTTATACCCATCTAATATTGTGACTCTATCATTTCCTGATGCTGATTCCAAAATTTGAGGTATGTCGGGTAAAGGGAAGCTGTCTTTAGGGCACGCTTTGTTTAAATCTataaaatctatgcaaatcctaatTCCGTTGTTGTTTTTAGGTACCACCACCATATTTACTATCCACTCTGGATATTTTGTCtcccttataattcctgcatctaacatCTTCTGCAATTCTGCTTCTCTTTTAGGATGATAATCAGTTGCAATCTTTCTTATCCTTTGCTTGAACGACTTTACATTCTTTTTAATGTCTAATTTATGACATGCGACAGacggatctattcctggcatttcttccatactccatgcaaaaatatcattatattctcgcagaatgcttttttttttcctcttcttctttatccattttagttccaattcttagtatcttttgttcttcttcagttcatatgtttatttcttttgtttgttcCGCTGCAGTAAAATTCGCTTTTGGTTCCCCCATAGGTGTTGGTTCTTAATTTCTTTAATTTGTCCACCTTCCTTCGTTGATTCTTCGCCTGGTATTCCTTTTCCCTCTTTCgctcttatcatgtatattcgAAATTCCTCTTCTTTCCTTTGTTCTTTTTCTCTTCTCCATCGATCCTTTCGCTTCTTTGCTCGCCCTTCATAATTTCGCACATCTATTTGATTACAAGTATTCGCAACcttaacatctcctctgatttcacataTACCGCTTGGAATTGGGAATCTAATACATTGATGTAATGTTGACGCTACGGCCTTTAGTCCATGTACCCATGGTCGTCCCAacaacatgttgtatggtgactCAATGTCAATCACACACCGTGTTATCTTTGTTTGAACCTCTCCCAGTAATATTCGCATCACGATTTCTCCTTTCGGCTTTGTAATTGCTCTATTGAATCCATGAACGTTATAGGATGTAGGTGTCATTTCTGGATCTTCATATCCCATtgctttgaatgtgcgataaaataatACATCAACTGCACTTCATGTATCTATCAATGTTCTATCAATCGCCCATCCTTCAAATCCCCTCTATTTTGCAATAATTTTTTCTCGTTCAGCTGTGACTGTAATTACCAATGGGTCTGTTCGCTGTAagttttcttctggaatttcatcTGCCGCAAAGTAAATCTTCACTTTTTCCCAATCTTGTAATGGAAATTCTTTGTCTACCGTCTCTATCTTCTTTCCTTCGTAATTTCTTTTATGAATTCTCCTTGTTATTGTTGTTTGAAAATCTGCCTGAGAAATTGATACTCTAGTTATGTTATTACACTGTATATCTCTGCCTCTTCCTTGAAATGGTATGATTCGTGTTGTCTTCATGGATCCCTTACGATTCTTCCTCAATTTCCTTAGAAGTTTCGGATCTATTAATAGGAATTATCATCCAGAACTGTTTCTAGTTCCAAAAATGGAGTTGTGATAAATCTGATAATTACATTCCACTATCACTAAATGAGAATTTAGGTAATCATCTTCTTATTATATGAAATATAGGTAGAATTACAAGGATTCATCAAACTATTACAATGATCTATTTGccctagatttactttctctctctatttcttgacCAATACTCACTCTAGAACTCCCCTGCAagtaatgacctctctcctttatatagaattttacatagtggatgacagctaagaaacccactattttcgggattactatgcgacacattcgctcatcTTCGCGTAGCGTACCTCTTCGCACAGTTCTTCGTACTTTACTCGTGaatttgctgacatcatctggtgcgtcatctcaactttgctgtgtgcgatgctcttcgcttagattgtattctttacttcgcttgattactaacgtgtgcgatattttactcctacacTCTATTTTCATAAAAGAGATgatattattttttcattttagataaaaccaaaaaaaaagtaaaaaatgatAGTATCCATACTCCAGGAATGGAGGTAGTATTTTTCTTCTGGGAACATGATATGATTGAAGTTGTGAATTTATCGATAATTCTGTTCCAATTCTTTCCAAGGCCACTCTCGGAATACAGATTTTAACTCAGTCAGGTATGGATGAAGAGGTTCATAATCTTAAGTTGCTAGTAGTTAGTTGTTTTAAGAAGCCTGGTAAAGCCATTAAACTTTGAGATGGATCACTTTCCCTCAACAACATTAATTAACATGCTGACAAAGAATGAAAAGGAACTATACTGACTCTCTAATCTTGTTCTAGTTTTATCATACACAAATGCACTACTTGTTGAATAAAAATCCAAAAGGAAGTGCAGCTTTTAAAATAGTAAGGCATAAATTCCAGATTTTTGTGATCTGTTTCGAGCTTTAGAAAAGTTTGGTCGTATTATCAGTTTTTTATATATGCAGACTTGGCTCTTATTTTCCTCTAACGACAAACACAAAattaaaagagagaaagaaaaaataaacttgcCTTATCCATTTTCCGGACCCTCGATTTTTTCCGAAAATGATCGGTATTTCGCAAGCAAAAAATAGGCAACAACCTATCCTTGTACTGTCGATTATACATAACCAATTACAGTATAATAGAGAAGCTGATAAATATACCTTCCGATAAAAACCAGAGCAAACTTTTATGCTTGGGGGGCACTTCATGCCAATTCGAAGACTTCTCTCAACTCTTATCTGTTGTGGAGAAAAACTAATTTGGTAGAAATGACAAGAGTGTGAACAAAAATGTACATTTCCTTTTGATGCCTAACAATAATTATGGTACCAAGAGAAATTTTCCGGTTACTACCTAGATTAATCCAGTTAGGACACCAATATTCACAGCCAAATTAACGCCATGTTTCCGAAACGATTCTACGAGAGAAAATATCCGGATTTTCTCTCGGTGTGTACAATCTTTGCCACAGGAAATGCAAAGTATGTGCTGTAATCCCTTGAATAGGACTGCTCCAAACAAGTAGGTCATACTCTCCCTTTCCAAATTCAAACCAAATCCCCTTAAGTTTAAATGCTCATCCATGTTGTGAGAGAGTACACACCAGGAGGTCCAGGACAATAATTCTCTAAAACACAGGCCTAGCTATGTTCATTACTATACACAGTGAATTTTGGTCTGATGATCATGACATGaatgtcatcatcatcatcatcatcatcgagtCCCTTTCCCTCTAGAACTGTCTTGctggttttttcttcttcctcctctaaacatggtcaggaagacatggatgtCATCTTCTTTGAGTCCATGAATTATTTTGCTGATTTCTTTTCTCCCTTGAGACATAAATATGTGGTGACAGTACATAACAACTTGATTGAAAAACCAGATTCTTTtgcaaaataaaataatcaaaagaaaaaaattaaatttttaagAGCTAAATTATGAACCAACTTGTGCCAATCAATCAAAGGGTCTCtttaattcagtttttttttgtgCATAAAAGAATATGTGGAGGCGCCTTCATTTCACATGCCCAACCATCACAAGACATAAAGATGCAATGTAGGTaccttcattttttttatttagaggGATAGGGGACAATGCACAGCAATGCCACTGCTCTCAAAATTTAAATATTCCTCTGAAGTGGAGAGTTGGACAAGCCCTTTTTGCAAGAACAAGATATAATGGTTTGCCAGAGCCAGGGATGAaattttttaaagaagaaaagtccATATTCATATGCACATGAAGATTCAGATCTGCATCATCAATGGTTTTTATTTAATGAATTTCTCATTTGTTCTGGTGTTGTCTGCTTGAAGAAAGAGCTTATGAGACAGACATTACAGCAAAGaaggacttcatcatcatcatcaacacgaAAGCAGAAAAGAATTAGTATTAATAATGGTTTTTTTAAAAGCTTAAACCATTTTTCTAATTCTTCttttaagaccaaaattcttgaTTTGCACAACTGCTTTTGTTTTTCACAGTCTGTCTCATTGTCTAGCAGCTAAACACAAATATTCTATCCACAGATCAGAGGGAGGTGAATTTTGCAAAATAAAAACCATTTACATAGGTAAAACCAAAACATAGAGAAGGACAAATGAAGACACAAAATCTAAGTAGCCTGGATTTTGTCTCTTAGGAAATCTTTTTATCATCATCAACCTCTCCTACTAATTAACATGTTTTATCCAGATAATGAAGAAACAAGACGGGCACAGCAAACCTTGAGATATATTCTAACTTAAAAATTATATATACTTATATGTGGTTTAAGCAACACAGTTCCCCAACACGAACAGCCGATTTTTCGTTAATTAGCTTTAAtccaaatctcacacttatgcagccgacgacaacaacaacaacaactctaCTTTTTGTTCTTGCATTTCTCCATAGCCCTCGGAGCCGCTGAAAGCAAACACATGGGCAGGTTTTAGTTTTTTTGGTAGACATCATTCGAGTACAAGCGAATACATAAAAATGAACAGTAAAAACAAGTCGGGATGGATTTGTCATACAGTGATTAAGCTAAAAGGGGTTCTTTTTTTAGGTTGGTTTGATTGGTTGACGAAAAGATTTCTCAAATGAATTAAGAAATAGTGGTCCTAACTATGGATCTAGAAAGGAAATGCAGTAATGGTAGTACCCTTTATGTGTTGGCATTTGGGAGTAATTGGTGGTGGTTGGTTTAGTTTGGATGTTGCTATAGAGAATAATGAACAAAGGCTATTAACATCGGCACATGGCTCTTATTAAAAAAAGGATTAGGGTATATATACCTAAGCCAATTGCTTCTGAGCCTTTCATGATTCTCAATCTTTTGCAAGAGTCGGTAAACATACTGCAATAAGAAACAAAACTGGAATCAATAAAAGGAATATATACATATATCTTTACAGCAATGATAAAATCTTATAACTTATAATAATGCATGTTAGCAGTGCTTAATAAGCAATCAGATTAAGTTGACAGCTTATGTTTGACAGAATTATGAGACCGAAAGTTCTGTTTTGCAGTTAGAAATTATGATAAATTAAGACAACAGTAGAAAACATGCGCCCCTGTTAGCTGTGTTGTCTTTTTTGGTTTTTCAACTATCTTCTTCTCTGTTCACCTAATTACCTAAGAAGTTGAAAGTCAGCATAAGATCCGGTAATTTTTGAAGTTGTGAATTCGTTGTCGCTTGACATTTTAGGATTAACAAAACATAGTGATGTTAATACGAAAGCAAATTATGACTCAAAAGAATCAAAACCCTGTTAACTAGATTAAGATCCCGAATCTTCTGATTTGGTTTCTTGAGATTTAGACAGATAATGGGAATATTAGCCCTGTTGTAAGATCATTAGGTTCTATCTTTTTGAAAATATGGACTAAACAATTTAAGTAACTATACCATTTGATTACACCAAGATTGTTATCGGAATTTTGGTACTTACTCCCATGGCACATCACCAACAAGCATCCAGTCGCCGTCCTTGTCTTCGTAAGTAAGAACACACTCAGAACCATGAAGAAGATCTCTTAATCGACTCTCAGTCAACCCATCTCGCCCTTGTACTCCGTTAGAACTGCACTGCCCTGAATTACATCAATTCGAGTCAGATTTCGGTTCCGATTAGCATTTACTATAATAAATCACACCACAAATACAAAACTCGCTAGCACGAAAGAGAGATGTATTACCAATTGTAAAACAGCTAAACATTTTCTCAAGAGCTGATGAGAGGTCTACGTAATTGGAATACATTCTAAGATCAACCTTTCTCAAGTATGGAGCACCATCCATGCTAACTTTAACATACAGACACCCAGACCCTGACTTCCCTTCGGCATCTTCGTTGTTCTTTGTTGGATTAGTAGCCATTGTGTTCTTCCGGAAAGATCGAATTGGTGGCCATCCAACCACTTGTGCCCTGTTACCAACAAAAAATCAAGAATCAAACCAAAGAACTTGAATTCACAACTCAATTTTCTGCATCCACTTCAGTCAATTTAATCAATTTTCACAGGAATTTGAAGAATTaaacaaaattcaccaaaaaccAACAACAATTGAAGGCCAAAATCAGCAGGACACGCACACATGAAGTACACTGTACACACCATATCAGGAATTCTGAAAACATCTAACAAACAgcaaacccaaatttttcttcTCAAAAAGACATTAAAAATCCTCCATTAACATGAATTCCTTAACATAATCACACAGAAAAATGTGCATGtaccaaaaaatcaaaatcaatttttttcatgGAAATTCTCAAAACACATTCTATTAGATCCCCATGTGAATTTCTCAAAAcaaaaaatctgaaaaaaaacTTACTTAGAAGGAGGAGCATGATCAAGTTGAGGTTTTTTGTCTTGAACAGGTTTAGATGTACAAGGAACAGCCTCAGTTTTTAcagctgctgatgaagaaccaccaccaccacactgTTGTTGAGTAGTACTAgtatgattattattattattatccacAACACCCAGAGTTTTCCCACCACCACCATTTCTAGGAGAAAATAACCCACCACTTTCTCTTTTCACCAAATCAACATCTGATCCATTACCAAAACTCCCCCATTTACTAGACCCATCAATAGCTTCAGAAAACCCTCTTTTCCCACCAAACCCCTTCAATAACTCAAGTGGATAAAGCTTTGATTTCTCTTCATTATTATTTCTCTCTGGTGATTCAGAACCTGGTAAACCAAGTCTCAACTCAGTCTCTTTCATATTCAtaacattatttttcttcttctcttctaaaCATGGTGATGATgataagcctatgtaatcatgctCTAATGGTGTAGACATTAAAACCAAACAACCCCCACTCCTTCTTTCTCAACCAAAACCACTTACAAATTCTGGGTTTTGCTTCTTGATCCACAAACTTTCACTCAATCTCCCAAACAACACACACTCTCTGAGTTCTCTGCTCTGTGGCTCTGTAACAACCAAAGGGGAGTAAGCAAATGAGGAAAGTTTAAAGAGACACCTTTAGCATCCTAATAAACACTAGACAAAGGAAAAAACGAACGGTCAAGATTAAACAGACAAGCTTTCCAGATGTCTAAAAGAGAATTGCTTTTACAAATTTTTGATCAGAGAGAATTTCTACACTGTCAgtgtagaaagaaaaaaaattgttcacCTTTTTCCTCAGACTGCTAACTTGCGCCCCTGGGATTCTAAAGATGCTAACTTGCGCCGGAACTGGTGCTTGCTAACGTGCGCCGATTTTGGGGAATCATACGGAAAATTGAAAGCTCAGAGAGGGGAGATGGAGAGAAAGGGATGGAAGAGAGAAGCAATAATATGATGAATACAAAACGGAGGAACCCTAACAATAACGAACCTAGAGTGTGTGATTTGTATTGTTTTGGTGGTGCTGCTGGTAAAAAGCTGACACTGTGGGTTAAGTTTTAGTTATCGATTTGTACTGTGATTGTGAAGTATGAAAAAAACGGCAGTTGCAAAGTGgaattggagttatattgtctctctgtaaataaaaaaaaaaaaaaagaactgtgTATTTCGGGGgatgcagatttttttttttttttttttttttttttttttctgtggaGTTGTTGCGATCAAAAATTTAAATGTTTATTGGAACAGTGGTCCCTGGATGGAAGAAATATCAGTAGCATCATCAAATTCTCGTGGAAACAGAATTGAGCATGGTTTCGTTTTTGACGACTAGTTGAGTCTGATTCAGTTACATGATATTCAGTTGCTGAACCAATAAATCAGTTGAGTGATTGAGTCTAACTCAGGCTGAATAATTAAGACCGCCGAGTGTCGGATAACGGGAAGTGTTATTTATTACAGCCTTTTTACTGGAATATTACCACGCCTGTATTGGGTGTAATTATTGTACTCGAAGAAGGTAAACCGCATGCTTTGACTTTCACAAGTTCAAAATTACCCCCAAAATTGAGATGAAAAACAAATTACCCCCATATGAAAAGAAGGTTACTACTAGTCAGGTAAAAATTTTACAGTTGACCATCTTGACCATTTTGACATTATGGGAGTGGCTTTATACAGCGGCCCAATAGAAATATTCTTTCAGGTTGATTTTGCCAACTGAAAAGAAGAGAAACTACGCAATTTCACATTACATCATGCGTGTTCCACCTAAACTTTTACATGCGGTGGGACTAGCCCGTTTATTTATGATTAAGGGTTTAGCTAAGAAACTCATCTTACCTGATATaacagttcttttttttttcttttcttttttatcttgcaCAATCAGGGGCGGATCTTACAATTAGGTGCAGAGTCAGGGTTGATCTTTGATCTAGCCCCTCACAAAGCATCAAAACCAGTAACCgtctaatattttttatttacccCACctgatattttatttttagtCCAATAAActtatatttcttttttttctttatgaaaTATAAATATTTTCTGACCACTCGTTTGTAATTTCTACCACTGTCCCCACG
Proteins encoded:
- the LOC113338043 gene encoding auxin-responsive protein IAA27-like, whose amino-acid sequence is MSTPLEHDYIGLSSSPCLEEKKKNNVMNMKETELRLGLPGSESPERNNNEEKSKLYPLELLKGFGGKRGFSEAIDGSSKWGSFGNGSDVDLVKRESGGLFSPRNGGGGKTLGVVDNNNNNHTSTTQQQCGGGGSSSAAVKTEAVPCTSKPVQDKKPQLDHAPPSKAQVVGWPPIRSFRKNTMATNPTKNNEDAEGKSGSGCLYVKVSMDGAPYLRKVDLRMYSNYVDLSSALEKMFSCFTIGQCSSNGVQGRDGLTESRLRDLLHGSECVLTYEDKDGDWMLVGDVPWDMFTDSCKRLRIMKGSEAIGLAAPRAMEKCKNKK